In a single window of the Candidatus Deferrimicrobiaceae bacterium genome:
- a CDS encoding flagellar basal body protein, protein MDNAASIAASALNAFSVRQGVTANNIANAETPDFKASSVRMEEVPAGGVTATPDKGKDPVDISKEAANLLVNSSLFKANVATVKTVDEMTRALLDIKA, encoded by the coding sequence ATGGACAACGCCGCCTCGATCGCCGCTTCCGCCCTCAACGCCTTCTCGGTCCGCCAAGGCGTGACCGCCAACAACATCGCCAACGCAGAAACGCCCGATTTCAAGGCGTCGTCGGTGCGGATGGAAGAGGTTCCCGCCGGGGGCGTGACCGCCACCCCCGACAAAGGGAAGGATCCGGTCGACATCTCGAAGGAGGCCGCGAACCTGCTCGTCAACAGCAGCCTCTTCAAGGCCAACGTCGCCACCGTCAAGACGGTCGACGAGATGACCCGGGCGCTGCTCGACATCAAGGCCTGA
- a CDS encoding ferritin family protein has translation MNIFEFAMQMETDGKEYYEKLASETGSVGLKTIFTNLAADETKHYATFKALRDGLKGSFAESNTLETGKNLFKELIADQKNAELLAESLDGYRHGMENEEASVKFYEDAAKKESDPELVKLLLRIASEERDHYRILENLYQFTLAPKNFLEWREFGNLKPL, from the coding sequence ATGAACATCTTCGAATTCGCCATGCAGATGGAAACGGACGGAAAGGAGTACTACGAGAAACTGGCTTCCGAAACGGGCAGCGTCGGGCTAAAGACCATCTTCACCAACCTCGCGGCGGACGAGACGAAGCACTACGCGACCTTCAAGGCGCTCCGGGACGGGCTGAAGGGAAGCTTCGCCGAATCGAATACGCTCGAGACCGGCAAGAATCTCTTCAAGGAACTGATCGCGGACCAAAAGAATGCCGAGCTGCTCGCGGAATCGCTCGACGGCTACCGGCACGGGATGGAGAACGAGGAGGCAAGCGTCAAGTTTTACGAGGATGCAGCCAAGAAGGAATCCGATCCCGAGCTCGTGAAATTGCTGCTGCGGATCGCCTCCGAGGAACGCGACCATTACCGGATTCTCGAAAACCTTTACCAATTTACGCTGGCGCCCAAGAACTTCCTGGAGTGGAGAGAGTTCGGCAACCTGAAGCCGCTATAG